From Parasteatoda tepidariorum isolate YZ-2023 chromosome 1, CAS_Ptep_4.0, whole genome shotgun sequence, one genomic window encodes:
- the LOC139425006 gene encoding uncharacterized protein: MDKRSKDIIFSHINLNHTRIANIQHSNDFITMDVSIGSLNEPYYNLENLITGFQIELQIIAAKERPRAAVVVRKSTIRAFPIVTERDLVIIEVLGTHRRFCFASVYIPPTEDLSPMLDKLQYYIYKYSDYGFIINGDFNAKSTLWGNSNDQRGNQLLDLIFLLDLDTVNDPNSPATFQSTTGQSWIDLTLTANNIELKNWRVSDQETLSDHRLILMELGDEVYQGPKKINYHDLDLFKFSCRISSEREKWMRQLEKIDSTAELDIMIEEITNKIVSICETCKKRKEKSYKGSPKWWSLDLAIHRKRLRAEMPTASDTPK, translated from the coding sequence atgGATAAAAGGTCAaaggatataatcttttctCATATTAATCTTAATCATACCAGAATAGCAAACATACAGCACTCAAATGATTTCATTACTATGGACGTGTCCATAGGATCACTAAATGAGCCTtattataatttggaaaatctTATCACGGGATTTCAGATCGAACTACAAATAATTGCAGCAAAAGAAAGACCCAGGGCTGCTGTGGTGGTGAGGAAGAGTACTATCAGGGCTTTTCCTATTGTCACAGAAAGGGACCTGGTGATAATAGAAGTGCTAGGCACACATAGACGGTTTTGTTTCGCATCTGTATATATCCCACCAACTGAAGACCTTTCGCCCATGCTCGATAAGTTACAATACTATATATACAAATACTCAGATTACGGATTTATCATAAACGGCGATTTCAACGCTAAAAGCACCCTTTGGGGTAATTCAAACGACCAGAGGGGCAACCAGTTATTGGACCTTATATTTTTGTTGGACTTGGACACAGTTAATGATCCAAATTCCCCGGCTACCTTTCAATCCACTACTGGTCAGAGCTGGATTGACCTGACTCTGACCGCAAACAATATCGAACTAAAAAACTGGAGAGTTTCAGACCAAGAGACTTTGAGCGACCACAGGTTGATCTTGATGGAATTAGGGGACGAGGTATATCAAGgaccaaagaaaataaattatcatgatTTAGATCTTTTCAAGTTTTCCTGCAGGATAAGTTCAGAGCGTGAGAAGTGGATGAGGCAGCTGGAGAAAATAGACAGTACCGCAGAACTGGACATAATGATAGAggaaataacaaacaaaatcgTTTCAATATGTGAAACATGTAAAAAACGAAAAGAGAAATCCTATAAAGGAAGTCCAAAATGGTGGTCCTTGGATCTTGCGATCCACAGAAAAAGATTAagagcagagatgccaactgcttcggacacgccaaaataa